Genomic segment of Sodaliphilus pleomorphus:
CGGTGCCCACCACGTCGATGTAGTCGCCGGCGTCGAGACGGGCCGGCACGCCAGTGTCGAGTATGCCCTGGCGGAAGCCCAGTATCTCGTCGACCGTGGCGCCGCGCATCTGGATGGCGGTGAGGATGGCGCCCGTGGGCAAGTCGGGTATTGCTCGGTCAGAGATTCCTACCACAATGTCGCGGGCCTCCTGGCTCGAGAGGGTGCCGCCGGCGATGAGCCGCTGCAAGATGTCTTTGATATTTATCATAGTCGTAATCTGTTTTCTGGTTGTCGTCATAAAGAAATGTGTTGCCGGCCGTGGAAAATTTCAATGGTTCAAGAAATTCTCCACAATGGTCTTGCCCTGGGGCGTGAGCACCGACTCGGGGTGAAACTGGATGCCGTGCATGTCGTAGCGGCGATGCTTGAGGCCCATGATTTGGTTCTCATCGCTCACGGCGGTAACCTCGAGCTCGCGGGGAAAATGCTGGCGCGACACCACCCACGAGTGGTAGCGCCCCATGTCGATGCGGCCGGGCAGGCCGGCAAAGATGTAGTCGTTGCCTATGAGCGTGCCAGGGGTCGACACGCCGTGAAACACCTCGTCGAGGTTCTCGAGCGCGGCGCCAAACACCTCGCCCATGGCCTGGTGCCCCAGGCACACGCCCAGCATGGGCCGTGACGGGGCATAGGCCCTGATCACATCGTTGAGCAGGCCGGCCTCGTCGGGGATGCCCGGGCCGGGACTCAGGATGATTTTGTCGTAGCCGGCGAGGTCGTCGAGCTGGAACTTGTCGTTGCGCAACACGGTCACCTGGGCACCCAGGGCTTTCACCATGTGGGCCAGGTTGAATGTGAACGAGTCGTAGTTGTCAACAATCACTATTTTCATAACTTGAGTTGTTTTTTTTCGATTTCTGATGATTGGAAACAGAGAGAGATACCCGAGGCGACTCACATGCGCTCGGCCAGCTCGATGGCCCTCACCAGGGCTCCGAGCTTGTTGTCCACTTCCTGCAACTCGCGGTCGGGGTCGCTCTTGGCCACAATGCCGCTGCCAGCCTGCAGCCACAGCGTGCCGTTGCGGCTGATGAAGGTGCGTATCACGATGGCCTGGTTGAGATTGCCGTTGAGCCCTATGAACCCGATGCAGCCGCCGTAGGCGCCGCGGCTGTGGGGCTCAAGCTGGGCGATGAGCTGCATGGCTCTCACCTTGGGTGCGCCCGAGAGGGTGCCGGCCGGGAAGGTGTCGACAAAGGTCTTGAGGCTGCTGGCA
This window contains:
- a CDS encoding anthranilate synthase component II encodes the protein MKIVIVDNYDSFTFNLAHMVKALGAQVTVLRNDKFQLDDLAGYDKIILSPGPGIPDEAGLLNDVIRAYAPSRPMLGVCLGHQAMGEVFGAALENLDEVFHGVSTPGTLIGNDYIFAGLPGRIDMGRYHSWVVSRQHFPRELEVTAVSDENQIMGLKHRRYDMHGIQFHPESVLTPQGKTIVENFLNH